Within Zootoca vivipara chromosome 17, rZooViv1.1, whole genome shotgun sequence, the genomic segment GAGGAGGACAGGAAAGCctgtctccttttcctccttacAAAAAGCCCAAAggagtgaatcatagaattgtagatttgaaaGAGATCCCAGAGTGCCGcagagagccgcccagagtggctgggggaacccggccagatgggcggggtataaataataaattattattattattattattattattattattattattattattattattattattatcccgaagctcatcttgtccaacccactgcaaggcAGGAAACAAGGAGAAGAGAATTCTATTGCCAGCCGATTGCCAAGTGGGACCAGCAACACAACCTGCAGTGCGGACGGCTCCTCTTCCAGGTTCCTACTGGCCAGGCTGATTTTCCATAATGCTCCGTCCCACTCCCCAGGCTTCACgtgttctctctttcccccactccCAGGAAGTCAATACAGATTCTGTGTCCATTGAGTATTCTCCATTCTCATTGAGCTGTTTTGAAGttcttcctcaccccccccccccgatatttgTGTTATTTCTGCTTGATGGCCCCTTGTTGGGTGCCAGTTGTGCTGTTTTGGCACCAGAAGAgatccctcggggtcccttcccgcTCTACAGTTCTACTCAATAACAAGTTCACTATACGTGTTTTGGGCGAGAGGCATGGAGGAAAGGAGGCCCCTTAatgtcccccccctctctcttggtccatcagaagtcaaggaagcATGTTGCCCCGTTGGCAAAGCAGCCCCTCAAAAGCAGCAGAATGTCACGAAAGAATGAGACACTTTCTGTGGGAAATAGCAGTCAAACATAACCATGCATGAGagctagttaatgcatgaaggggttaagaccagaaAATTCTGTTCCAAGACCCAACTAGGTCATGCCCCCCCTTTACCTCTGTGAAGGAGGAAGTgaagcttctcttcctccctcctcccactctctCTGACCAAGGAGGACGTGTCTAAGCTTTGCTCCCAAGTTTAGAGCACATGTTTAGAACTATattctgtattttctacccaagagGATTCTGCCGGCGTTCTCCTTGCAGCTGCATGGAACAACACATGTCTCAGACCTTTGAATCTGTTAGTAAAGCGCTTTAAACTTACGTAGCATCGTGTGGTCTGTCCCTGGCCAAGTGTTGTAAACAGGATAAGAAAGCTCTAATAGCCTATATTCTTAacgctatacagtcgtacctcggaagtcgaatggaagtccattcgacgtccagaacatttggaaactaagtgcggcttctgatgggctgctgcaggagcttcgacttccaaaaattgtttggaaaccggaacactcacttccaggttttgatcatGCGGGAGCCGAAACATATGAGTTCCAAGGCGTTGGGCTAAATTCTGTGAGGCTaaactctgctgctgctgtgcacaTTGAAGCTTGATTCTGTTCTTATCCACCTCCCACATGTGGGTTGCCCAGATTCATATAtttaatctccctcccaccctttcAAAGTCTCCAAGAGGACCTGCAGGGTCTGCCTCACCACTGGGATGGGTTTGCTGTGCTTTTAAGAGGCCTGGGGTGCATCTGGCTGTATGTTTTCCCCAAAACAGGAGCAGCCATGGCTTATTGATCACATTTAAATACCCTCCTTATCTtctaaggagctccaggtggtttacatggttctccccatttcatcctcccaacaaccctgagaggtaggcttgGCTGAGAGATGGCAACTGGCCTCAACGGCcacccagtgtgcttcatggctgagtggggatttgaacccggatctctcccaggtcctagtcctttttttccccaagtaatttttattaagttttataaaAAGAACAGAATAACATCCGTATAATTGTACATTATTAacatccatatttttaaaaaagacaacaataaaaaagaataataaaaaagaagaagaaatcagcaTCTCATATCTTTTTTACTAAACATTGTCTTCTGGACTTCCCCTCTCCCCCTATTgattttcatttccccctccttctttagCAATTTTTCCTCTATCATATTCAACCCCAATATCACTTAAATAAAATCATATTTCAATGTCATCCTCTTTTTCAGTTATATTCCTCTTTTGCTCCTTCTgtccaccccccccacctccccgcgGCTCCCACTGCCACCAGGAGTCCCGAGgtgtagcaggaaggtaaaggtgGTCCTTTTTCCAGTGAAAAGgacctccccatcccaccctccagcaatccctccccatcccaccccctccccatcccaccccccagcaatccctccccatcccaccccccagcaaTCCCTCCCTGCCACTAAGGGATCCCAGGGCGGGCAGGACAAAACAGGGAGCAGCGAGCTGACTCCACCACCCCCATATAACATTCCATTTTCCCTTGCCATTTTTTGACATTTACTATTTCTATTGATCTTACAATCTACTTCCTAACATTTatttacctcaggcatccccaaactgcggccctccagatgttttggcctacaactcccatgatccctagctaagaggaccagtggtcagggatgatgggaattgtagtccaaaacatctggagggctgaagtttggggatgcctgatttacctAATACTAATCTTACTATTCAtttatgaaaaaaagaaaacataattatCATATTTCCTTCCCTAGCCTAAAATTGCTTCCAAGAAttccataaatttaaaacacatcttTCATTTTCCAATTAATATTACCACTTATTTTTCATCTACacatcctcttcctccccctgtaATCGACCTTCCCTTCCGTTTCAGCAAGTttctaaaataaaacaatccagtttCAAACCATACTTATCCAAtcttaaagagaaaaaaagtCCACCTttctctcctcaccccactcccagtcTCTCAGGTTTTTTACACCTTAGAACCCTCTCACCCCCCCTGCTGTCCCCTTTGCTTCTTCAAATCATCTCTGCCTTGACATCTACTGTTGATTAGATTGCCTCCTCTTTGTATTTTCTGCTCTTTAGTTTGATTCTGTTCCTCAGTAAAATTCCATTCTCTCTCCTCTGTGAGATCAGTCCTCCAGGACCAATCCTGGTAATAATATAGCTCTTTCACTTCATAACAGTTTATCTCCTTGTCTTTGGGTCCAAAaatttttatttccatatttttaGAATTTCTTTCACTTTCCACATTTTCCTGCGCTATGTCCTTTTTCATACTTTCACTCTCTGAATTAAGATTGTCCATTCCAGTTTTTAGTTCCCACAGGATTTTTAACACAGAACTTTTGAAGGCTGGTGTGTATCTGTCTGTTGACATTCTTGCTTCTTTCAAGGACGCAGCTAGTCTGAGAAACCAGAGCTGGTGAGAGCTTGTATCCTCTAAACATCAAAATTGTATCCAAACTGGTTGCACTGTATCATTAGCCTTCTTTTAACCTTAATAAAATCGTCTGTAAATTCCACTGAAGAGCTGTTACAGTTTTTACACAAATTAGCTGTCTTTCTTGTCAAAGTTATTACAGCTCTCCATTCCTTCAAAACAATTCAACCCTCTGAAAAGTACACACAATCCATTCATATGCACTCACTGAGccgtctctcccaggtcctagtccaagacTCATGACGCCACACTGGTTCTGCATAGTGATGCTgtcagccaccaacttggatggtttccAGAGAGGATCTGGTAAGTTGGTGAATAGGGGGGAAGCGATGTTCAAACAGAGTCTACAAGCTGACCTTTGGGCTCCAGCATTTGACCAGATACATTTTTTGGAAGCATTCATTgattgcttttgattttttttccaggtctccacctgcccctcactttgcAGAATATCTCTCCAGACAAAGAGCTCTGGAGAACACTGAAGCTTGTTGCCATTTTGCAACCTTTTGCTTAGTCTTAAATTAATAGACCTActctcagattctgcttgcaggctttgcaTTGGAGGGATCTGGTTGgggactgtgagaacaggagagccattggcctgatccagccaccgGGCTCTTCGCACATTCTTAGTGCCAAGCTGCATTCCGGagagtttctttttttctctaGCTGAGGATTCCTTGTCATGCCTCATTCCCCGAGGAAGAGTCATCTTCAGAGGTcatcagattttttatttttgcaaacaagCCTCTAACCTTTTCTCAGCACTTTCTATGCAAAGGTCTGGGTTTTCCACTTCCCTCTCCAAGGGTGCCTTCCTCAAGaaaatgctgaatcagaacaaatggcagtcCTCAGGAAGCACAATGGCCTTCGCAGAGTCTTCCTCAAGGCGCCTGGGTGGCCGCAGTGAGAACTAGGTGgtctattggcctgatccattatGTTTTTATGGAACCTTCAGGTCTAGAGGCAGTCTATCTTGATTCCTATGTTCTATGgggcatttggccactgtgaggacaggaggctggtCTAGATGGCCCCCCTTTGGCCTGGTGCAGCAACAgctgggctctccttatgttcttagaaAAATCATCACAAGCCACTTACggtattttaaaaacccaatagaGCACCCAAAGAGCAGCAATCTCATCTGTTTCTCCTGTATCAGCCGAGCAAAGGCATGATGTCAGTTCCAGGGAACTCTCTATAAATTGCTGCTCATTGCTGATCCTGAAAGTGATTCTGGCCCTCATGATAACATTTGCTACCCACGTCCAGTTCCTCTCTGACTCCTTTTCCTGCTGACcctaaaaaaccctttaaaaagccCTGATTCTGGATCCCGTGattctcccctcttgcagttcctttttttctGCTGATTAGGGTGAAAGGGGGGAATTGAAAGATTTGGGCTTCCTTGAGCCTGTGTCTCAAGCCAGGGCTGGAGAAGCAAAGGGGCCAGGCAGGGGTCAATGCAGATGCAGCAGAGGGGCAAGGCTGGGGAGGAGCAAATCTCCTGCCTTCtggaggtccctggttcaatcttgGGGgggtctccaggcagggctgggaatgggTCTAAAAACTTGGACAACTGCTGCCCGTCCATGTAGACAGCAGCCCTCAGCTGGGTGGACCAATTGTGTGACTGAGTGGAAGGAAGCTTAGCTGGGTTCCTGTTGAAATACGGATACAGTACTTCAAAGGGATTCtatagatttttgttgttgtttaacatatttttattaaagatttattggtttacaaaagtatgtgccatgtctcttttttcaagctacagtttctacagatcagtttcatttgttgagacattagtgttacattaggaagaaaagggggcaaagaggtggagggggtcgGGGtgtgtggcaatgtttctattttacttaatgtatgggggggttgtgtcagcgtcgcttatgctggttctctttgctattcgcttgtgttcctttggtggtgagagaggttggggttggcctagggcaggcataggcaaactcggccctccagatgttttgggactacaactcccatcatccctgaccactggtcctgtcagctacagatgatggaagttgtagtcccaaaacatctggaggcccgagtttgcctatgcctgccctagggtgtggttgcttgtttgggattggctgtggtgaattttgttttcatgtgtgagttgggtgggtgttttggatcacgcaagccatattgatttgtatggtATTGGTtgattcttgtcattgtcttgttgggctgtgtatgtgataaaggcgTGAAGGCGTCCtccatttgtccctgtgtcagtttcagtttgttgattagttttttctaataaggctgtttcccatactatttggtaccattggtccatgcttacgcCTGATAGGTCTCTCCAGTGTGATTCTATAGATATTTGAACCAGCTCATTATAGACTTTATTCCAGGGCACCAGACTCAAGTGAAATTGACTCAGCAGTTATATGTCATAAACAGAAGCATAATGTTGCATGGCACCCCAATCTCGGAGCAAAGTGAGATTTCAAGCGCTTAGccagagtttggtttccttggaatgaagcacCGCAGATATTGTGGCGTCTTTGTGATAGATGGTCTGTTTACACATATACAGTATGAAATCTGCCcttatgatggaggggctcacagcattaatccCCCAAGACGGCCTTGCTTCTCCCACCGTCCTGGTGGATCCAAAAGCTTGCACACCTAATCCTCCATCAAGCAGAAATGGCAAGGACGTTCCTCTTGTGCCttgagggtttgtgtgtgtgtttcctaaaCCCAGAGGGAGGTCTCTGGCTACTGTGTGCATGGGGCCTAGTCACATGACCCCAgggtccaccctgggtgtcatccgaTGGCCAAGCCTACAAGATGGGCGGGCAGAAGGAAGTCTCTCCCCATCCTTGGTTTGGCCAAAttgcaagaaaagggaaggagaagCGGGTGTCCCTCTGAGCTGCCCAGGCTCCTCACATTTTCCTTTGGGCTGATCTCTCCACCTTGACATGGATCCAGCtgttgccttcctcctcctcctcctcctcttcaccttcCAAGCTACAAGTGAGTAAAATCCAGGTGACTCTCAGTTAaactccctctgtgtgtgtgtgccataatGCAATGCCCTTGCCTTTTCTTGCCTGAACCCTTTTGTGTGCGGAGGAATAGGGCTCCCTGCTTACTCCACATTTATCCTGAGTTGCTCACACAatatccagtctttattgaggAAATATTCCAGGTTGTTTTGAGAGAGATTATTTGACAATGAGCTTCAGGCAGATTTGCTCACAGGGTGTTTAACCATCTTCCCAATAGGCATTTGTTCATTCCACAACCGGGAAAAAGGTAATTTCCTTTTAAAGGTGTATTTGTTGGGTGAGGGTAAACTATGATATTccatttatacctcaccttttctccaaagagctcaaggtgccaaacaaaacaaaaaaaccaaccccttcTGACAAGCAGTTAACAAAAAGGATGAAATCATGGCTGGTTAATTGCAACCACAGAATTATGGGCAGGACATTTTCTCAGAAGTGTTGAAAACAAATGTCTGGTAATTATGGGGTGCTGAAGGGCGCAATGAGTTGTTGGcttttggttttgatttttaagCGCAcgttccatagaatcatagaactgtagagatggatgAGACCCAAttggccacccagtccaaccccctgcaatgcaaaaatcacagaAATCCTGCCCAGAGGTGGAATTAGGTGGGCTTGTGAGTCCAGAAGGTGCTGGGGCCCTTTTGTCACTGTGAATCACCCTGCTATGCAAACAGCCCCGGCCCCAGAGAGTTGTTGTAGCAGCAGACTAGAACGGGaagattttgggggtgggaggagaaccaGGGTTGCTGGTTCCCCAGGGTCTTATCTCCCGCCTTTGCCTGTAGCTTGACGGAAAAGCTGCAATTTGAGGTTCTGGCCTTATGATGCTCATGCCCACTGCATTATCGGGATGTATAACTcctggggaaactgtggctttgTTACCTGCAGAGTATCAACAGGTTACATTACTCCCAGTGCTGGAGGCAGTCAATGCCTCTGAATGATGCAGGAAGTGCTGCCTTTGTGCTCAATGAGGCTCTCCTTGCTGGCTTCCCCTTTGGGCATTTACTTGGCCACCGTGAGGATAGGAGGCTGGGCTGGGTGAGCCCccatcagcctgatccagcagctgggGTCTTACAACATTCTTATGGAAACTCcaagttcagaggcagtctatctcaatTCCTAGGTTCTGAGTGGCATTTGGCCACTGCGAAGCAAGGAGGCTGCACTGGCTGGGACCCTTCCTCTGTCCTGGTGGAACCTCTAGGTCCAGAGGCTGTCTATCAAGATTTCTAGGTCTTAAGGCCTTTTGCATGGCCAccataagaacaggatgctgacttTGATTGgcccccttgggcctgatccagcttctgGGTTCTTCTTGGTGGATTCAACCTGGATTCTGAGGAGATGTTCCTAATGGTTGCTTTAGGAGTAAGAGGAACTGATCCGGAAAGATTTGGCAATGGGGTTTGGGTGTGTGCCTGTAAAACAAGCAAGGTCATCCCCATTAATTGCTCAAGAAGTATTGTGTCAGCCAGTGGCATTTCGAGAGAAGCATaacttttcttcttcaatttttttattattttttttaaaaaatctattaagaacaaaacacaacaaataacaaaacccaataaacaataacaacaacaaaaagaaaatacaaaatttcATAGACTTAACATCTTAACATACTTATACTTAATTCTAAACTAAGCATTTTCTatcatattttcatattttcctttatcTCAAATCCACTTCCTAAGCTACAGCATTACTTGTATTTCAAGATCCATTTCTCACTAATTAATTACAGtactatatttcttcaaataaactttagaactattccaatcttcttccaccgatttttCTCCCTGGTCACGAAGCCTCCTGGTCAGATCAGCTAGTGTTCCATGTATTCcagcattttcatctgccactcttccaccATTGGTATTTCTTAcgtcttccaattctttgctatcaaaattctcgctgctgttgtggcatataaaaagaatgtgacatctttttttggtatttctttcCCGACTATtcccaataaaaaggcctctggtttctttataaaagtgtttctaaacactttcttcaattaattataaatcttttcccagaagtcttttattttggggcaagtccatcacatgtggtaaaatgttccttccactgctttacatttccagcacttattgtcaagcagagagagaacaccctgttgcaacagtcaataaagatcaagcttattaGCTGTTTTGCGTCTCAATATTCTCTGTTGgcatctgttattttctcctaccaatataataataataataataataataataataataataataataatttttatttataccccgcccatctggccgggtccccaccaccactctgggcagcttccaacacacattaaaatacattaaaatatcacagattaaaaacttccccaaacagggctgcctttaggtattttctaaatgtcaggtagttgtttatctctccgACCTCtgatgggatggcgttccacagggcgggtgccactaccaatgGAGAACCTAAAAAGgactcttgtgtaccccataagggaataagggcagattttgtttattgcaaagccgTTGATGCTATCCTCCATTCATGAGAGTCCTGCCTATGTGCAGGATGGCAGGTTAGGATTATTTTATACAAGCAGCAGATGCgtcaagtgtcctgattttccaagggcagtcccagaattacgaaagccaccccgccttctgatttgatcccgccCTTTTTTTGGCCGCTGCCGCCAGGCTGCTGGAGAGAGGCTGCCCTCGCCCAAATCCAGCTCCACATGACGTGCAAGGAAATGGACAGGCgggaagaaagggaaagtggggagaggggagggggacaaaAAACAGGGGCCAAGGTGGGTcatggggggggagtgagaaaagtccctattttcatctgaggaatgttggagggcatgaagcAGGCCGGCCCTGTCCTTAGAATGCACAATCCAATCTGATATTCTGTGTGGTTTCTGGTTTGTACTGTTTATACATTTCCTGATGGGTACAATTAATGGACACACCCACAAGGgatagttgagggagttggggatgcttAGCCTGCAGACAGGGCCATCTTAGGCCTGtctggtgctgtggtgcaaagctcccttgagcacacacacacacagtttcccagagttttttagggaggatggcgCTGCCAGTGAGGCtgaaggaggcgggcagcggctggagggcggctcctttggcggggaagaggcggaggctggacgtggcgcctcccggctcagctggccgcttcgtgccgCAGTGGCCACAGCAGACGGAGGCTCTGGGCGCAGCACTGCTTCAGCGTGGCATGGCGGGTGAGGGCGGTGAGCTGATGCCAGAAGGCGgcacgtccagcctctgcctcttccctggcgccctccagaacttggcaccctggcgccccacaccactagcctctatgggtaagacgcccctgcctGCAGGAGAGCAGACTGAGacgagataggatagccatcttcaaatatctcaagggctgccccatggaaatTGAAGCAGGCTTGTTCTCTCCAgaaggcaggacccaaaccaagaGATTCAAATAGCAAGgcaggagattccgattaaacattaggaagaaaattcTGACGacaggagctgttcaacagtggaacggattccctcatgggtggtgggctctccttccttggaggtttctaagcagagggtgGACGGCTGTCTGTCAtcacatggatgctttagttgtgattcctgcattgctgggattTGGACCAGAAGACCcgcatagtcccttccaactctatgattcaaccATTCTATGAAAGGGGTGTGAGGAGATGGGGGGCTTGACTGTGCCCCCTAGGTTTTCCCCCAACTCCTCCCCATTTTGAATTGGCTTATCAGCTCATGTGCCTCCTCCCTCAGTTGCTTTGCATGTCTATCTAATGTCCAAccctcactgccccccccaaaaaacccaggtTGCTGAAACACTGGTCATTGTCTCTACCTGTTTCCTATTGATGGTGCATGAATCTCATCCTCTCCCAATTCACTTTCttctgtcttctctctcttccctcccaggTGCAGACAGTCCTACAGCGACCCACGCTGAATTAGACCCCAAAGGTGTGGGGCACTCGGTCAATCTTCCTGTTGTGGTTCCAAAAGGGACCACTTTCTCGGGTCTCAAATTGAGGTCCCTCGGCCCGCCCAGCAAGGCCGTTGCTATGTGGGAGCAAGGGAAGCCCCTCACGGTCCTCGACCCCAGATATTCCGAAAGGGTGTCCTTCCTGGAGGAGGAGCCTGCCTTCCAAATCCAAAACCTCACCTTGGAAGACGGAGGAAGCTATGAGGTTTCGATGTTCACCCCGGAGGGCTCCACCATGCTGAATCGCTACACGCTCTTCGTCTTCCGTAAGTAACTTCTAAGAACTGCCAATTCAAGTGTCTcccatgcacatttaaagcacccgcccccaagaatcctgggaatcacAGTTGCAGTTCCTAGTAcatttaatgaactacagttcccaggattcttggggcaGGAAGTTATGCACTT encodes:
- the LOC118076073 gene encoding SLAM family member 9 isoform X2, giving the protein MDPAVAFLLLLLLFTFQATSADSPTATHAELDPKGVGHSVNLPVVVPKGTTFSGLKLRSLGPPSKAVAMWEQGKPLTVLDPRYSERVSFLEEEPAFQIQNLTLEDGGSYEVSMFTPEGSTMLNRYTLFVFHINITGERLANSSCNLNLLCEAGAGAKARVAYSWKNTKTGDTASDNARLHLTLSAKSKDDSYTCSAQALGTLKAWEVFPYASCPTSAAAGLSAASLFFYHVARAVLAPAIIAVFMLL
- the LOC118076073 gene encoding uncharacterized protein LOC118076073 isoform X1 — translated: MAGEGGELMPEGGTSSLCLFPGALQNLAPWRPTPLASMGADSPTATHAELDPKGVGHSVNLPVVVPKGTTFSGLKLRSLGPPSKAVAMWEQGKPLTVLDPRYSERVSFLEEEPAFQIQNLTLEDGGSYEVSMFTPEGSTMLNRYTLFVFHINITGERLANSSCNLNLLCEAGAGAKARVAYSWKNTKTGDTASDNARLHLTLSAKSKDDSYTCSAQALGTLKAWEVFPYASCPTSAAAGLSAASLFFYHVARAVLAPAIIAVFMLL